The window TTTTGGGGGCTAGGGTTCTTTGATTCCTttgtcgattttttttgttttgtttcgtttatTTGTGGTTATAAGTAAAAGAAAACTCATATTGATGAATGATTTGTAACGATTGGTATCAGATTGGGTGCGCGTTGATCGGTTCACTAGGGGCATTGTACAATGGAGTCTTGCTAATAAATTTGGCGATTGCGTTATTTGGGTTAGTGGCAATCGAGAGTAATAGCCAGAAGCTTGGCAGAACCTATGCGGTTCTTCTCTTCTGTGGCATTCTTCTTGATGTCTCATGGTTCATACTCTTCTCCAAGGAGATTTGGTATGTCATTATCCACTtgtgatcatgatgatcatATATTTGGTTTCTGTGGCTTTGTTTAATTTGCAACACATAATCTATTTAACTGTCCTGAACTTGTCTTTATTTGCTCATTGTCTTTTTTTGAAATGATATGATCATTAAATCTTTGTTATGTCCTGTTCAGATTCTGTAGAGAGCCACTTATCATCTGCTGCCTTATTATTGACAAAAGATTTGATTATCACTGTAGGAACCTTTCTTCTGAGATGGATCAAGCCTTTTACATCTTCTCTGTGAAGCTCGCTATGGCTATGGAAATTGCTGGGTTTGTTGTGAGGATATCGTCTTCTCTGTTATGGTTTCAGATTTATAGGCTGGGATCTTCTGTTATAGACACTTCATTTCCTCGTCAATCAGATTCAGACTTACGAAATAGCTTCTTAGAACCTCCTATTTTCACTAGGCAACGTTCACGTGATCCAGAATCACGAAATAGCTTCTTAGAGCCTCCTGCTATACCTAAGCCACGTTCACGTTCTCATGAAATCTTGGGAGATTCTGCTGACGAACCAGCCTTCTACACTCCTCTGCTTGATGGCTGCCAAAGCAATATCACTACGCCCGATATAACACAGGTCTTTCTATTTTCTACCTATTATTCTCTTAAGTAGTTTATGTACTCATTGTAGATGAGGTTTTACACTTCTTCAGTTATTTGTCTATGACTTTTTACACTTCTTCAGTTATTTGTCTATGACTTCTGAAATGCGTTTGCAATGGGTTACTCTGCCAAGATCTCGTTAGTGGATGTGAATACCCTTCATAAATAGTTTTTTCTGGCTCTTCTGTTGAAACTGCAGTTGATGCAATATTGTGAGAATTGGATGAACCATCTTGAAAATAACTATGCCTTTTAGCTCTTCGTCACTCTAGTCACAGAGAAACAAGAGTCGTACAGCTTTGATAGTACATAACAGTATGCTGCTTCTCTTGTCTCAAGCACTCCTGTAAAACTTACACAGCCATAGCAAGTAGGTTTTCATCCTTTTGTGTATCCTTTTGTAGGTGGTTAAATATCATTCAGCTGGAGACATTTACAAAGGATCCCCATCATCTGCTGCAGAAGCCTCTCGAAATAAGTCTCCTTTCTCCAGATCCTTGGAGGCGCTTGATTCAAGTCTCCGTTGATACAACATCTATTGACTATGGCCGGTATTGTACTAAGCCTATTTTTTCTGGTTCACACATTCAATTATATAGACATAGAAAGAAGCCTTTAAGGCCTCTAACTAGTGGAAAATTGCAAAGTGTTGACAATCCTACTTTGCAGCATTTGCTCTTCTTAGCTTCTCAGATTTGCCTGGTAGTTTCCAATTCGCAGGAAGATAGCTTTTGGATAGAGGAACTTCAGTCAACAATCGAAAGGCATTCAAGAACCATTTGCCTTACATCATCACTGATTTGACCCAGAGAACTGTATAGATACGGTGTGACATATGGAATAGGAATGTACATATCAGCATTCTTTTctgtaaatgaaaaatattaaaatacattcTTTTGAGGTGAATTGGAAGATTAGTATAaagatcttcttttctttttagtccAAACATTTGGTATTCATcgtaatttaaaagtttatgcaGAGTGAAGCAAATGGATTGacaatttcagatttttaagTAGCAACATGATTTGCCAATGGTGAAATATTACTGTAAAAATCCTTAAGAAAGAACTACCAGCTGTTTTTTACACATGATGATGAGTCAGGGTCATCTCTGATGTATATAGAGGGGCGTGGCATGGGGCCTGACGTTGAACGACGAGCAGCCCAAAATGTGGAACTGCGAAGTTGCGTagtaaaattactaattaaattaatctggcccagtgaaaataaaataaaaatgatatcgTGCAAATTAATTGTTTGACACTTTGACCTAAGAAAATCGAAAACTTATCCACGTCTGACTTTTGCtgattaagagagagagattagattaATACTCCGTTTTGAAAAAAAGGGGTCAAATCAAAgacccaaacccaaaccaaagaaaaaaacaaagtctgCGTGGATCTGCTGCCGTTTTCATTACCCACAAAAATCTCCGCTCGACGATGACGATGATCCCACTCTGCTGAATATTTTGGGTGTCGCTCTCGATTGTTTCCTAGTCTTCGTCTCTTTTGGATTTTGGTACTAgtcttgctttttgtttttggggttcGAAGAGGTAAGTGTTGTTTCGATTCCgctgtttttgatttttctgggTTGTGTTGTTCGAATTTCCTAGTTTGGAATCCCTAATCTAACAATAATATCATCCGACGAGCGAGATTGTCTATAATGAGTAGTTAAacgatttgagtttttttttttttaatctgttgattataatttttttttgtttttggctgtGGTTTTGATCAACTAGTCTCTTGTTGATTCTAGGGTTCGATATCGTTTCTGCATTTTCATTTGGTTTAAAAATCTTtcagtgctttttttttttttttcatttggctATTTAAGCAAGCAGAGAGTTTGTGGTGCTATTATGGAAGATGCAACAGAGACGACGACGTATTGGTGGTGTCACGTGTGTTCTCGATCGGTGAATCCAGTGATTGAAGGCGAGATCATCACATGCAATTTCTGTCAAAGTGGATTTGTTGAAGAAATGGATGATAACAATCATCTTCAAGATTccgctgatgatgatgatgatcatcatcatactgCGGATTCTCTCTGGGCTCCGATCTTGATGGGGATGATGAACAGTCATCATGACCAACAACATCAGGAAGACTCTGAATCTGTTgttgaagacgaagatgatgacaatgatgatgatgatgttgagaacaatgatggagaagaagttgATATAAATAGACAACTTGAAGCGATTAGGAGGATAAGGAGTAGGCACTCAGCTGCCATTTCTAATCTGCTTCAAGGGATTCGAGCTGGCTTATTGGTAGAATCCGAGACTAATCCTGATAACAGCGAGCTTGTTACCTTGATCAACTCCTTTAACCAAACGATCAGTGTTCATGAAGACTCCATCGACACCATAACTTATGTGGCTTCTGGACCTTTGGGTGACTATCTCATTGGACCTGGGTTCGAGGCTTGGCTTCAGCGTTTGGCTCAGAATGATTTAAACAACCGGTACGGGACACCTCCAGCTACTAAAGAAGCGGTTGAGGCGCTGGGGGTTGTGAAAATCGAAGATGGTTTGTTGCAATGTACTGTGTGTTTGGATGATTTTGAGATTGGTATGGACGCTAAAGAGATGCCGTGTAAGCATAAGTTTCATAGCGACTGCTTGTTGCCATGGCTTGAACTTCATAGCTCGTGCCCTGTGTGCAGATATCTGCTTCCtactggtgatgatgatggtgagccAAAGACCGATGGAGAAGCTTTGAGAAACAATGAAGAGGATATCAGTATTGATTCTGTGGTGGTGGGCAATGGATCATCATCACCAGACTCAAGTTCGAACAATTCATCAGCTTAGTTTACTAAAAACTAAGGCTCACAATTTGAGTCAAGGTTACTTGAACAGAGGATCATTTGAGATCAGTCATTTagtattttatgtttattttgttgcCCTTAGTTTTCTCGAATTTGGTAGAAAATGGATTCTCTGGAATTAATTACAACATTTTCTTGCTGATTAATTGTTTCAAATTTCTTCCTGTTAGTTCATTACAAAAACCATGAAGACTTACAACTAGATTAACCAGtgtttaaaattgttaacttaATGCAGAGTCATCCCAATCTTCTTTTGAGCAGAAGACTTGATCTTGTCTCTATTACGATTGTTTCAAATCTCTTCACGCGGCAATTTGGAAACCTTAGAATTCcttataaaaaatgaataaaatagaagGAAAATGTCTACCaagttaaaaaaagaatacGTACAATTCGAAAGCGATCTGTTAGCATTATATAATGAACCATAGTCGTatgtttgatttgatataaatacacatatttaCTGCATAACTAGTCTGTGCCATTTCAACACAAAACTATAAGAAATGAAAGGGAAGTTGTGGTTGATCAGTTCGCTTTTGGTTCTCTCTTTGGTGATTTCATCGAAGACAGTCTCAGCTCAACCAGACAAGTTTCGCAAACTGAGTGAgtaatttttggtgtttttacgGAT is drawn from Camelina sativa cultivar DH55 chromosome 1, Cs, whole genome shotgun sequence and contains these coding sequences:
- the LOC104777827 gene encoding uncharacterized protein LOC104777827, which codes for MICVSLRNRIHNWLRDYVRLQSFVVILIYAQIGCALIGSLGALYNGVLLINLAIALFGLVAIESNSQKLGRTYAVLLFCGILLDVSWFILFSKEIWNLSSEMDQAFYIFSVKLAMAMEIAGFVVRISSSLLWFQIYRLGSSVIDTSFPRQSDSDLRNSFLEPPIFTRQRSRDPESRNSFLEPPAIPKPRSRSHEILGDSADEPAFYTPLLDGCQSNITTPDITQVVKYHSAGDIYKGSPSSAAEASRNKSPFSRSLEALDSSLR
- the LOC104777861 gene encoding E3 ubiquitin-protein ligase RING1-like, whose product is MEDATETTTYWWCHVCSRSVNPVIEGEIITCNFCQSGFVEEMDDNNHLQDSADDDDDHHHTADSLWAPILMGMMNSHHDQQHQEDSESVVEDEDDDNDDDDVENNDGEEVDINRQLEAIRRIRSRHSAAISNLLQGIRAGLLVESETNPDNSELVTLINSFNQTISVHEDSIDTITYVASGPLGDYLIGPGFEAWLQRLAQNDLNNRYGTPPATKEAVEALGVVKIEDGLLQCTVCLDDFEIGMDAKEMPCKHKFHSDCLLPWLELHSSCPVCRYLLPTGDDDGEPKTDGEALRNNEEDISIDSVVVGNGSSSPDSSSNNSSA